Genomic DNA from Lepus europaeus isolate LE1 chromosome 15, mLepTim1.pri, whole genome shotgun sequence:
ctgctactctgtaccctgggaggcagcaggtgacgacttgagcgcttgagttcctgccacccatgtggtaggcaCTGacttcggctcctggcttcagcctggcccagtcctgaaccagcagatagaagatgtgtttcatgtgtgtgtacactgtctctctgactttcaagtaggaGAATCAGGGGAAGATAGTATCATTCCTGGTATTCTACCGATGTTTCTGTCTGATTGGCCCCTTAGTTACTAAGAGAAGAATATTAATTCTGCAGttgttcatctgctgatttccatcTTTAGTTCTGTTGTTTTCTATTATACATGTTGTATATAGGAGCTGTAGCCACAAGCACATTCATAATTGCTGTATCATCCCGAGGGTGACCCTTTTGTAATGAAAagcttttctttatctttgctaAGACTTTCAAACTCTGAAGTCACTTGTGCGCTTTAAAGGTCGTGTCTGCacagtctgtctgtctccatccaTTTACTTTTGGTCTGATTCCACGGCCAGAGAGTTGATGGGCAGCTGGATATGGTGCGTCACGGGCTCAGGCCTGTTTCCAGGAGAACACAGCAGACAGCACGTGTTGTTTTCCAGGTGTGTAGCAAGAGCATGGCTTCCTGTATCAGAGCTCTTGAGAACTTTCGGTCAACATACATGGCCCAGAGCATGTCGGGGCATGAGAGCAGGTTGCTGGAGCTCCACAGTAAGGAAGTCTCTGAGGGCACTAGGGACAGTACCTGCTGATTTTAATTTCAACAGGTTCTGGAGGCCTTTGTTGGAGGGGGTCCCGTTTAAGATGAGATGAGCCAACATTTGTAAATGGTGCATACATTGCCAGCAGAATCCAAAAGGGTATCAGGCTTGTGTGTGCTTCATGAGACTGAAATGAATCTCCTGGGGGAAGGATGGCATCACATGATCaaggctccctggttacctggcgaGGGACACTGATgggggaatttgagcttacactggggactgcacagatcttttgtgagTGGACAGATAATATACttactggggctagtgcccaggcactggtctccttcaaggagaggagctcagctgtgtctacaccaacagacaagaagaaacctcccttctgataaaaaaaaagggggggggggagatttcACATGCCAAATCTGGGCAtatcacctcagacatgcccttcaccctggagcacagaacagagctccctggcaacACCTACCACAGGACTCTAGATATTCCCTGAAAGaggacactccactaatccacgcATAGTCCAAAGACAAAAGTCACCacagcgaaaaaaaaaaaaaaaaagaaaccggcaagtatctccacaaatgctgaacaatagatgcaacaattcaagaaacaagaataaggaagataacgtGACACCCCCAGAAGAAAATAACTCTtcactagattgtgaagatgatgagattggagaaatgccagaaatgtaattcaaaaaataggtcataggattacttagaagtaatcagaagcaaatgcacaaactaatgaaatccatacataaaagaaactttctcccacaaaattgagatcttaagagaaatcaaaatgatgcGCCTGTCACAGAAAGGGggatggggcggggcggggggggggaggtgggacTTCCCTGGCCTTACTCTCTTCCCATTGGTTGAGAAGGCTCATAGGGATGGGCTGCGCGGTCACCCAGAAGGAACCGGAAGCTTGAGTTGTAAGTACAGGGAGCCGAAGGGCGCTCCGGAATTTTCCTCTTCTGTTCAGTCAGCATTTCGTATCGTGCCTGCAGTGGGGACCATCGGCCTAGTATCGCTTTCGCCATGGCCCTCAGCGATGCAGACGTGCAAAAGCAGATTAAGCACATGATGGCTTTCATTGAAGAAGCCAacgagaaagcagaagaaatagaTGCAAAGGCGGAAGAGGAATTCAACATCGAGAAAGGTCGTCTTGTGCAAACCCAGAGATTGAAGATTATGGAATActatgagaagaaagaaaagcagattgAGCAGCAGAAGAAAATTCAGATGTCTAATTTAATGAATCAAGCAAGGCTGAAAGTCCTCAGAGCAAGAGATGATCTTATCACAGACCTTCTAAATGAAGCAAAACAGAGACTCAGCAAGGTGGTGAAAGACACAACCAGGTACCAAGTGCTGCTCGATGGATTGGTCCTCCAGGGTTTATACCAGTTGTTGGAACCCAGAATGATTGTTCGTTGCAGGAAACAAGATTTCCCTCTGGTAAAGGCTGCTGTGCAAAAAGCAATCCCTATGTACAAAATCGCCACCAAAAAAGATGTTGATGTCCAGATTGATCAGGAGGCCTACCTGCCTGAGGACATAGCTGGTGGAGTTGAGATTTATAACGGGGATCATAAAATTAAAGTTTCCAACACCCTAGAAAGCCGGCTGGACCTCATAGCCCAGCAGATGATGCCAGAAGTAAGGGGAGCTTTGTTTGGTGCGAATGCCAATAGGAAGTTTTTGGACTAAgcctttgagaggtggagttcatctgctgctccactgctaagATATGGAGTTTGTGGTATTTGAAGAAACAATATCAATGTAGCTCCCTCTTTGCTGTTTTAATAGTGTTCTCTATTTACCAGTGGATACATTCCATCGTGGGTGCCCTTGGCCTAATTGTTAATGGGAAAGACTTGCTTGATGTGATCAGGAACCTACCTCTGGTTCATGTGGAGGCTGCAGCTTCTGTTGCTTTTGCAGCACGGAGGGAGGGCTTAGATGGTGGCTGTGGACTGCATAGGTCTCCTGTTTTTCCATTCTGTACTTGcaggtggtgtgtgtggtgtgctctGCTGTGATGGCCCTGCTCTTTGTGTCTAAAGGACGCGCAGGCATGCATCCTTCTAGAAGTAGTGGCTTCATTCACTGTTACCTGTTCAATCCTCAACTCTGCTACTGTGATTTAAAATCTAAGCCATGGGTAtgctgtatttaaaataaaaaaaagagagaaatcaaaatgaaatcttgaaaatgaagaattcaatagaacaaacaaaaaatacagtggaaagccttaacaacataatcagtaaagcagaagaaagaatatccaacttagaagacaaagcacaggaagttATATTGTTATACCAAACACCAGAAGATGAAATTACAAACTAAAAAACactattgggaatctacaggatattttCAAATGACCCATCATATGGGTTCTGCGAGTTCTCCAGGGCatgcaaagagagaaaggaaaggaaggacttttgtgaaataataacagaaaatttccccaatttggagaaagaaagggacatccaagtataggaagaacatagaacccctaatagacatgaccagaaaagatcttcatcatgacacattgcagtcaaactcTCCAAAgtaaaggccggcaccgtggctcaacaggctaatcctctgccttgtggtgccagcacaccaggttctagtcccagtcggggtgccagattctatccctgttgctcctcttccagtccagctctctgctgtggcccgggaaggcagtggaggatggcccaagtgcttgggcccctgtgcccgcatgggagagcaggaggaagcacctggctcctggcttcggatcagggagatgcgccggccgcagcggccattggagggtgaaccaaaggcaaaaaggaagacctttctctcagtctctctctctctctcactatccactctgcctgtcaaaaaaaaaaaaaaaaaaacctctccaaagtaaaacacaaagaaaagattctaaaatgtatgtgagagaaacgccagattactttcagaggatctccaattagactcatagcagacttctcatcaaaaaccctacaggctaagagacAATGGCAATatatattctaagtcttaagagaaaaaaactgtcaacccagaatgctataccctgtaaagctctcatgaacaaaggtgaaataaagacctcccatgacaaacagaaactgaaagaatttgtcaccaccctggagccctgcagaagatgcttaagatgttctgcacacagaacacagaaacatggtcatcactattgaagaaggtgctgggaaaactggatttccacatgcagaagtatgaagcaggacctgtaccttataccttacacaaaaatccattcaaaatggattaaagacctcaatctatgacctgataccatcaaattattagagaacattggggaaaccctgcaagacattggcataggcaaagacttcttggaaaagaccccagaggcacaggcagtcaaagtcaaaattcacaaatggtattacattaaattgagacgcttctgaactgcaaaagtaactgtcagcaaagtgaagaggcaattgacagaatggaagaaattatttgcatactattcaactgataaaggattaataaccagaatatataaagagatataGAAActttacaacaacaaaacaaacaacccagtgaagaaatgggcaaaggactgaaactttttttttaaaggtttattttatttatttgaaagacagagttacagagagaggcagagacagagagagagagaggtttgctccccagatggctgcaacagccggagctgtgcccatctgaagccaggagccaggagcctcttccaggtctcccacgtggatgcaggggtccaaggacttgggccatattctattgctatcccaggcaatagcagagagctggatcagaagaggagcagctgggactagaaccactgcccatatgggatgccagcacctcaggccagagctttaacctgctgtgccacagcaccggcccctaaacagacatttttcaaaagaggaaatacaaatggctgacagacacatgaaa
This window encodes:
- the LOC133774394 gene encoding V-type proton ATPase subunit E 1-like, translated to MALSDADVQKQIKHMMAFIEEANEKAEEIDAKAEEEFNIEKGRLVQTQRLKIMEYYEKKEKQIEQQKKIQMSNLMNQARLKVLRARDDLITDLLNEAKQRLSKVVKDTTRYQVLLDGLVLQGLYQLLEPRMIVRCRKQDFPLVKAAVQKAIPMYKIATKKDVDVQIDQEAYLPEDIAGGVEIYNGDHKIKVSNTLESRLDLIAQQMMPEVRGALFGANANRKFLD